DNA from Triplophysa dalaica isolate WHDGS20190420 chromosome 9, ASM1584641v1, whole genome shotgun sequence:
ttgtaTATGCTCGGGTCTTTTTTTATCAACCACAAAATCAGCACCTCTTTTTCTCATACTTTCTCAGAGTAATTGCACATGTATAATTTCCTCTTTGCTTGAGCATGCATAAGGAAGTTGATGTGAATGATAAGGGCAGACAGCTACATCAAGGCACACTGGACATATTGAAAGGGAACAACTGGATTGCATGTGAGTTAAATATGATCCCGAAATCCAGATACATACACAATCAATCTGGTTTTCACAGAAcactttttgtaaattattaacaaaatattagaTGCTAGCTCATTTGCAAATCGTAAAATATCAGCCTGCCTCTTTAACATTTTGTGTACTGTATGACTTACTAACTTAATGCGTATCAAAATTATGTTTgatatttgtgtaaaaatgatGTTCGATGTTTATactatcattttaaaacaaggcTTAAAACTTACTTATTTAGACGGGCTTTTAATACCTAAGTGATTTTGTGATAttcctgtgtttattttatgtgtttcattGTTTTCTAGTCTATTCgtgttgttgtatttttatactttggtctatattgtattgttttgctcttattgtaaagcactttggtaACCTTGAGTGTTGTTAAGGGCTTTATAAGTAAATGAAGATCGATTGATTGTCGCGTCATCGTGGCAATCAAGCTTTAATAACATgataacatgtattttttaataacataatgttgcataaaacattacaaagaCAAGATTGGTAAGGGCTGGCTTATAcataaaaatggttaaaatacaGATGTTTACAGGTTAATGATATTAATACTCTAAAAACGTATCTATAGTTAAAGGTTTAGGTGAATACAGATACAAAGAAAGCAAGGTCTGATGTTCAGAAGATGATCGGCGGTCAAAAAGATTGTCAAACACATTGGTTAGATAATTCtcagttttttaataatatagttGCAATTGCAGATCATATCGCATATTGTATATCAAACTATTTAGTAAGCTATCCAGTTATCCTTCAAATATTCTGCAGCCCATAGGCTGGTAAATGATTACAAATTTAGTGTTGTTAACATATCATGCCTACATTTTGTGGTAacacaatgtatatttttatacttttgtaaACTAATTTTAGTTCATTTGTCAGTACTATTATATAAActcaatgttttctttttatataatcAACAGATTAGTTAAAACTGACCCAGAATATTCTTTTAGTGGGGCCATTTTGAACAGACTAGACCTAAGTTTTTACCTTTTCATTCATTGTACTTACTGTATGCATCACTATGTTAAAATCAATGTCCTTTTCTGTAATTGTTCTTCCTCCCATTCCAGTTAACTTGATGACATTACCTTTTGGCTTTGTTTACCCATTTGTACATCATTGAAAATGTTGTAGTTAGTCAAACTTGCGTTAATGACTCTTTCTTGTGTATGTACAGATGGAGTCATCATTTCTGAGAATATCAGACTCTCTAACCAACTTTACCGCTGCAACGGATGACATGAAACTGCAGAACACGACATGTGACAAGGTCCCAACTCACCCCGGCTTCATATTTGCATACTCACTAGTGTTTCTCATCAGTCTGTTGCTGAATTGCGTCACAATGCGGGTGTATTTCTGTACCAATCAACGTGTCCAATCCAGTGTCACAGTTTACATGAAGAATCTAGCCGCTGCTGACTTCTTCCTTTGTCTTTGTTTACCCTTGCGCATTGCTAACTATGCCACGCATTCAGTGAGACTGCGCAATATTTATTGCAGCTTTGGAGCATCAGCCTTCTATTTAAACATGTACGCAAGCATGGTCTTCATGGACCTTATTGCTGCAAACAGGTAACCATCTCAAGCAAAATCCCAGTTGTATGACCTAATATTTATCATTTGGCTTTAGCAGTCCAGGAAATGTGCTCTGTGGTTTTGTCCATCCAACCAGATGTCAGTGCTGTACCAAAACCTTTATGTGTATGACAATTTCTGTTGAAAAAAGAAATGGTTCAATGCAAACATGTTTCGGTGCCTGAACGTTTGGGTTGATGTAACACAATAATATAAGATAGGTAAAGTAATGTaaagacatttcaaaatataaaacattaaactgaaaTTACTCCCCTGCTGAACAAAAAACATGAGAAGCCATCAGGAATATTTGAATGGTTTCCATTATAATACCATTATGTACCATCCCTTTACAgcaaatccattacattttctagtgaatttggaaaaaaattctAAGTAGTTTGTTTCACCAGGGTCatgaagtaaaatgtattgTTCTGATAAACTACAGTGCATcaaaaattgttatatttattttctgacCTCAGGTACCTGAAAATTACCCGGCCATTGAAGACTCACGCTCTTCAGATGGTTCGTACCGCACGCCACATTTCCATATCAACTTGGCTCTCCTTGTTAGCCATGGCTTCCATCTACCTAGTCGTATTTCTCCAGACCTCTTGGAGTAACGATAAACATACAGAGGGATTCGGCTGTGAATCTTTACACAGTGCTAAGGTCAAGTTGGTCTACAAAATCACTCACTGTGTCTCCATGTTGCTCTTCATTTTTCTGCTGGTTTCGCTGATACTTTTCTACTGGGGGACTTTAAAAAAGATCAGGCAAGTT
Protein-coding regions in this window:
- the LOC130429032 gene encoding P2Y purinoceptor 14-like, whose product is MESSFLRISDSLTNFTAATDDMKLQNTTCDKVPTHPGFIFAYSLVFLISLLLNCVTMRVYFCTNQRVQSSVTVYMKNLAAADFFLCLCLPLRIANYATHSVRLRNIYCSFGASAFYLNMYASMVFMDLIAANRYLKITRPLKTHALQMVRTARHISISTWLSLLAMASIYLVVFLQTSWSNDKHTEGFGCESLHSAKVKLVYKITHCVSMLLFIFLLVSLILFYWGTLKKIRQVQLSTQTNSNNDKFNKSKRNMLVLVVIFCVCFVPYHLVRLPYAFIKPHLKDSTAQAFYILKELSVLLSVLNACLDPLIYFIFCKAFRAQLNLRKKTESSASNKDQGPQMSNMLSNIETKVSTLRHESVI